The sequence below is a genomic window from Acidobacteriota bacterium.
GGCCTACGTGCCGGGGAGCAACCCGCGCATCGACGAGGCCCTGGCCAAGCGCGAGGTCATCGAGCACTTCCTCCGCCAGCCAGCCGACCGCCTGCAGTCGTTCGACGGCGCGGTCGAGGACCTGCGGAGCCTCTGACGGCGCGAGGATGCGCCGGGGCGTGAGGTGGCCGGAGGCCATCGCACGGAATCGACCGGGGCCGGCGGAGCCGGCGAACGCACGGCGCGGGGCAGGGACGCCCGGCGCCGTGCGACACCGACAGGCGCGGTCGGGCGGCCGTCAACTGGCGCCACCGGGCCGCGCGAGGCGCGATGAGACGATTCGTGTTCCGGGCCGAGGTCGCCCTCGCCCTCAGACGCCGGCAGGAGGACGAGGCCAAGCGGGCGCTCGCGGCGGCCGAGGGCCGGCTGCGCACCGCCCAGAGGGCGCACTTCGCGGCCACCGACGCGCTGGCTTCGACGCTGAAGCGCGCGTCCGAGGCCGATGGGAAAGCCGGCAGCGTGACCGTCGGCGTGTGGTACCGGAATTGGATCGTTCGTCAGAAGCAGGACGTCGCCCTCGCCGCGCAGGCCGTGGCCCGGTGCCAGGCCGACGCGGACCTGGCGCGGAGCCACCTGATGATGGCGAGGCGCAAGCGGAAGTCTCTGGAGCGGTTTCGCGAGCGGGCGCTCGCGGCCCACGTGCGTGCAGAGCACGTCGAAGAGCAGAAGGCGCTCGATGCCCTCGGCACGATGCGCTTCGCCATGGCGAAGCAGGGAGGATCTCAGTGATTGTCAACCCCGTCAGCGGCGCCGTCGCGGCCACCGGGTCGAATCCGACCGCCGCGCCCCAGAAGACGCTCGGCCAGGACGCGTTCCTGAAGCTGCTCATCACGCAACTGCAGTATCAGGATCCCACCCAGCCCAAGAACGACACCGAGTTCATCGCGCAACTGGCGCAGTTCAGCTCGCTCGAGAAGCTGACCGAGATCTCGGCTTCGATCCGGGCGCTCGAGCGGGCCCTGCTCGTCGACACGTCGTCGCCGGCCGCTCCCGGCGCCACGCCGTCCACACCATCGGCGCCTCCTGCTGCCACGCCGTCGGCAGGTGATGCGTCCACCGGAGGAATCGTCTAATGGCTGTCGGCTCATTCTCCGCCGGGCTGTCGGGGTTGAATGCCAACTCGACCTACCTCAGTGTCATCGGCAACAACCTCGCGAACATCAACACCGTCGGGTTCAAGGCCAGCACCGTGCGCTTCACCGACCTCGTGAGCCAGCGCATCGGCGGCACGAGCACCAACCCGATGCAGGTCGGCCTCGGCGTGGCCACGGGCTCGATCTCGCCGGTCTTCAGCCAGGGCTCGATCGACAACTCGAGGGAGCCCACCAACGTCGCCATCCAGGGCAACGGCTTCTTCGTCGTGCGCGGCAACGAGGGCCTCGCGTACACCCGCGCGGGCGACTTCAGCTTCGACAGCGACGGGCGGCTCGTCACGCAGGACGGCTGGGCGGTGCAGGGCTACACGCAGCTCGATCCGATCACTGGCGAGGTCGTCACCACCGGGGCCCTCACCGACATCGTCGTGCCGCCCGGCGCGCTGCGCCAGCCCAAGCCGACGACCGTGTTCTCGACGGTCACCAACCTCGACGCGAACGCCACCGTCGGGCCGCCGCCGACCACCTTCACGACGTCCGTCCAGATCTACGACGCCCTCGGCAGCCCGCACATCGCCACCATCACCTACGAGAACACGGGCCCCGGCGCCTGGTCGTACATCATCTCCGTGCCGGGCGAGGACGTCGTCGGAGGCACGGCGGGCACGCCGTTTGAGATCGCCAACGGCACGATTCAGTTCGACGCCACCGGGCGGCTCGATCCCGCCGTGGGCCTCAACGGCGGGGCGCCCGCCGACCTGACCATCCTCACCCCCAACTGGGCCAACGGCGCGGCGCCGAACGAGATGACCTGGGATCTCGTCGACGCCAACGGCATCGGGACGCTCTCGGGGTTCTCGTCGCCTTCAGCCACCTCGTCGAAGAGCCAGAACGGCGCGTCGGCCGGGCAGGTCAGCGACATCAGCATCTCGCCGGACGGGTCGATCGTCGCGACGTTCGGCGCGGGCCAGAACGTGGTCGTCGGCCAGCTGGCCCTCGCGAGCTTCAACAACCCGAAGGGCCTCGTGAAGATGGGGAGCAACCGGTTCGGCGAGAGCGAGGCGGCTGGATTGCCGAACATCGGCACCCCGGGCACCGGAGGACGCGGCACGGTCATCGGCAATGCCCTCGAAGGGTCCAACGTCGACATCGCGCAGGAGTTCACCCAGATGATCCTGGCGCAGCGCGGCTACCAGGCCAACGCCAAGACCATCACCACGTCCGACGAACTGCTGCTCGACACCTTGCAGCTGAAGCGATAAGCGGAGGGCGCGCGTAAGTGCGCCCCGCCGCCCTCGTGCGGAGACGTCGCGTGACCGTGCCATTCGTGTCGATCGTTCCGGTGCCGGCCGCTGCCGGGCCGACAGGGCCTCAGCGTGGCGCCGGCAGTGCCCCTTCAGGGACGGGGTCGTTCGGCGACCTGATGGGCGAACTCGGCGGCGGAGAGCCAGACGCTCTCCCGGCGGCCGGGCCGCCGTCGGTCGCCGGGCCAGGCCCGGTGGGCGCATCGCCGCCAGGCGATGCCGCGCCCGAGAGCTCACCGGGGCCGGAGGAAGCGACCGGCCTCGTCCCGTCGTTGCCGACCGAGACGTTACCGTCTCAGGTGTTCGTGGCGATCGCCGGCCCCGACCCGGTTCCAGTCGGCGAAGTCGGTCCGGCTCCGGTCACTTCGGAGGGCGGGGGTGTCGGGATGCCGACCACTGCGGTGCCTTCGGGCCACCCGGCGGCTGCCTTCGCCACGCCGCAAGGGTCGATGCCTCCGGCCCACCCGGAGCCTGCGTTCGCAGCGCCGCCGGGCTCGGGGCCCCCGTCCCACGCCATGCCGGGCCCCGGCCCGGTTGCGCGCGACGCCGTCCCGTCGCCGCCGGGGCCTGTCGCGTCGGCGTCCGCAGAGGCCGCCATTGCGGAGTCGCAACCGGTGGGCCAGCCCGCTCCCGGAGCGGAGAAGCCCGGGTTGCCGCTCGCGCCACCAGACGGGCAACCACCCGCCGACGGGGCGCTGCGGCCGGAACTCACCGGGACGGCGGGTCGGCCGCTGGCAGCGGCTGTGACAGCTTCTGGACGTCCAGCCGAGGCGCCAGCAAGTCCGCCCACCACCGGCTCCGAGTGGACGCCCCCGCCACCGAGCACGCCCCCGCCAGCGAGTACGTCTCCTGGGTCGCCGGCCCAGGCACCTCCCGTCGCGGACCCTGCGCGAGGGCCTCGACCATCCGGGGGGTCTCGGACGTTGGTCGACGTGCAGAGAACCGGGTCGACGCCGGCCCCGCCGACAGCGCCGCCGGCTCCGGAGACCGGCGGCATCACGCCCACCTCGTCACCGGGGTTCAGCGAAGCCTTCGACGATTTCCAGAACCCCCGGGGCGACGGTGCTCAGCAGGAGGTCACGGGGCGTCCTGCGTCCGAGGGACCGCGCCTGAGCTCGACATCTGCGGTCTTCGAGGGCAAGGCGCTGATCGCCGAGCTGATCCGCCAGACTGGTCCGGTGTCGGCGTATCGGGGAGGCGACA
It includes:
- a CDS encoding flagellar hook protein FlgE; the protein is MAVGSFSAGLSGLNANSTYLSVIGNNLANINTVGFKASTVRFTDLVSQRIGGTSTNPMQVGLGVATGSISPVFSQGSIDNSREPTNVAIQGNGFFVVRGNEGLAYTRAGDFSFDSDGRLVTQDGWAVQGYTQLDPITGEVVTTGALTDIVVPPGALRQPKPTTVFSTVTNLDANATVGPPPTTFTTSVQIYDALGSPHIATITYENTGPGAWSYIISVPGEDVVGGTAGTPFEIANGTIQFDATGRLDPAVGLNGGAPADLTILTPNWANGAAPNEMTWDLVDANGIGTLSGFSSPSATSSKSQNGASAGQVSDISISPDGSIVATFGAGQNVVVGQLALASFNNPKGLVKMGSNRFGESEAAGLPNIGTPGTGGRGTVIGNALEGSNVDIAQEFTQMILAQRGYQANAKTITTSDELLLDTLQLKR
- a CDS encoding flagellar hook capping protein, with amino-acid sequence MVNPVSGAVAATGSNPTAAPQKTLGQDAFLKLLITQLQYQDPTQPKNDTEFIAQLAQFSSLEKLTEISASIRALERALLVDTSSPAAPGATPSTPSAPPAATPSAGDASTGGIV
- a CDS encoding flagellar FliJ family protein gives rise to the protein MRRFVFRAEVALALRRRQEDEAKRALAAAEGRLRTAQRAHFAATDALASTLKRASEADGKAGSVTVGVWYRNWIVRQKQDVALAAQAVARCQADADLARSHLMMARRKRKSLERFRERALAAHVRAEHVEEQKALDALGTMRFAMAKQGGSQ